In Gossypium arboreum isolate Shixiya-1 chromosome 3, ASM2569848v2, whole genome shotgun sequence, the sequence ACCGACACCGtttcaagaaaaagaaaaacggcGCCGTACCAAATCTAGGGCAAACAACCCCCCTTATAGTTAAAATGCTCTCATTTTTCAACCAAATCCAAACCCTAAACTGCGCCTCTCCCGATTTCTTCTTCTTCACTTTGAGGTTTGAGCAGATCCTATGGTACGTTCATCCAACTATCTTCGTCTCTTCATTATTCAATCTAAACCCAttcttttttctaaattttttgttttttttgtagGCACCAAAGAAAGACAAGGCCCCTCCACCTTCTTCCAAGCCAGCAAAGTCTGGTGGTGGCAAGCAAAAGAAGAAGGTCATTTATcctttaaaattcatttaatggGGTTTGATTTTTATGCTTTTTAGAGTTATATATGAACCGGGTTTCCTTTATTTTTAACAGAAGTGGAGCAAGGGAAAGCAAAAGGAGAAGGTGAACAACATGGTGTTGTTTGACCAGGCTACTTATGATAAGCTTTTATCTGAGGCTCCTAAATATAAGCTCATCACTCCCTCAATTTTGTCTGATCGTATGAGGGTAACTTTTTCAAATTTACCTCTtcttttatgtttattatttgtttttttttttgggttatgtGCTTTACCTGTTTGCGTGTAGATTGTTTTTGCTGTATTTGTTTTTTTGTTTGACCATTGTTCGTGATTTTGCGTTTTGTATGGAGATAGGGATATTTGGCAGTATTTTTTAGCTTTGAATTTGAATTTGTGGCATATAGTTACCATATGTAATTTACTtgctgcatggatgaaatttggGTCCCTTGTTTGAGGCTGAATGGTAGGGTCAGTGTTGTCAAGGCATGTACCTAGGTGCGTCAGTGCCTTTGCAGCATTCAACAAAAATGCCTCAGATTCCAGGCGAGGCCCATTTAATGAGGCGTACACGTCTTGTGTGCCTAGGTGCTCTTTTTTGTAAGGCAGTAGACTTAGAAAAACCTGGATGATTGAACTTTTTACTAATAAGAAAGGGATAATGTCAAACTCAATAAGAGTTACCCAACAATCATTGACCATAAGGAAATAGTGTATGGTGGCCAATAAGAAATTGCATATTTTGTAGATAAACTTGACTGGccaatatattatata encodes:
- the LOC108474637 gene encoding 40S ribosomal protein S25-4-like, which gives rise to MAPKKDKAPPPSSKPAKSGGGKQKKKKWSKGKQKEKVNNMVLFDQATYDKLLSEAPKYKLITPSILSDRMRINGSLARKAIRELMARGSIRLVSAHSSQQIYTRATNT